The genome window GACGGTCCTTCTCGGTGAACTTCATGCATTCGCCGATATTGAAGCCGTTGTTGACAATGTTGGAGTGGGTCAGCATGACCCCCTTGGGAAAGCCGGTGGTGCCCGAGGTGTACTGCATGTTGATGACGTCGTGGCGATCAAGGGTCCCCTCCACTGCCGCCAGTTCGTCGTCGGAGACATGCTCGCCCATGGCGGCGATGGCCTCGAAGTTGAGCATGCCGGCCGGAGTCTCGCTGCCGATGAAGACGACATTCCTGAGGAAGGGAAGTTTCGCGCTGGAAAGGGCGCCGGCTTCCGATCCGGCCAGTTCGGGCACCACCTCGTTCACGGTGGCCACATAATCGGTATCCTTGAACGACTTTACCAGAAAGAGCGTCGAGGAGTCGGACTGGTTGAGGATGTACTCCAGCTCCGCCGATTTGTAGTTGGTGTTGACCGTTACGAGCACCGCGCCGATCTTGGCCGTGGCGAACTGGAGGACCACCCATTCGGGCACATTGTATGCCCAGATGGCAACATGATCGCCCTTCTTTACCCCGAGCCGCAGCAGCCCCTTGGCCACCTTGCGGCAGACTTCGTTGAACTGGCGATAGGAGTAACGGAGACCGCGATCCACATAGACGAGAGCGTCATTGTCGGGATAGCGGGCCGCAATGTGATCGAGCAGTCCTCCCACCGTAAATTCAAGCAGTTGCGCCATGGACTCCCCCTGTGTGTTCCGTCAATTCAAACATGCGTTTCAGCTCGTTAACTCATTGAATCGATGAAGATTTACTGAACTAGCACGCCGCTCGGTACAAGTCAAGATGTTAGAACATGGTATGATTGGAGCGTGAGCAGGGCTGGTGCCGCGGCATGAACGTCATGGCCGGCATGAAACACGTCTGTTGCGAGACACGCACCGCAACGCGCGGTTATGCGACCCTGCTGACGATATAGTGATTTCAGCACGTTCCGACCTGCCCATTTCTTGGGCAATTTGCTATTTACATTTGTTTTAATATGCCTTTGCAAACGTGTTACGATCTTATCCACAAGGGTATCCACAATTTGTGTGGAAACGAGTTTCGCTGCCCGTTTTTACAGGTATTTTTCACAGTTGTAACATAAATGCAATAGTGTGACGCTACCCTCGCACGAGGGAGAGAATTTCATGAAAACGATTCTTATCATTGAAGACGAGCGTGACCTGGCCGATCTGGTGGCCTTCAACCTTGAGAAGGAGGGGTACCGGACCCTCACGGCACTGGATGGCGCGAACGGCCTGGAATTGGCCCGTAGCCAACCCCCCGACCTGATCCTGCTGGACCTGATGCTGCCGGGAATGATGGGGATGGAGGTCTGCAAAATCCTCAAGAAGTCGGAAAAGACCGCCCACATCCCGGTCATCATGCTGACGGCGCGCGGCGAGGAGATCGACCGTGTGGTCGGTTTCGAGGTCGGGGCCGACGATTACGTGGTAAAACCCTTCTCCACCCGCGAGTTGCTGCTCAGGGTGAAAGCGGTGCTACGCCGCTCCCTCCCCGACAAGCCGGAAGGAAAGGTCATCAATGTCGGGCCGGTGACGATCGACACGGAGCGGCACATGGTGGCCGTGGAGGGAGATGATGTCACCCTGACCACGACCGAGTTCAAGCTGCTGCTGAACCTTGCCGAACGGCTCGGCCGGGTCCAGAGCCGCGACCTCCTCCTCAAGAATGTGTGGGGGTATAATTACGTGGGAGACACCCGCACGGTGGATACCCACATCACCCGCCTGCGGACGAAGCTTGGACCGGCCGGAGAGTTGATCAAGACCGTTCGCGGCTTCGGCTACAAGATGGAGGAATAGTGAAGCTCACCATCCAGTGGAAGCTGATGGCTTCCTATCTATGCTTGCTCCTCTTTATCGGGGGAGCTTTTTTCGTCTACCTCAACCATACTCTCACCACGCACCTGGCCCACGAGATCCAGGAGAATCTCAAGAGCGAATCGCGGCTGGCGCGGATGGTTGCCGCCAGGGAGATTCGTGATATGCGGCGGGATGCGCCCGCAGCGGCAGCGGCCATTTCGCGCGAGACCCGGGCACGCGTGACCGTGGTCCTTGAGGGGGGCGAGGTGGTGGCCGACTCGGATATCGCCCCCCAGTACCTGGGGACCCTGGAAAACCACGCGAACCGCCCCGAAGTCCGGCAGGCGCTGGAACAGGGAGGGGGCGCCGCGGTCCGCTATTCAGCTACCATCAAGACCCCCATGCTCTACGTGGCAACCGTGCTCAACACCACGGAGGGAGAACGCGGCGTGCTGCGCCTGTCTCTCCCCCTCACTGCGGTGGAAAAGGCAAAACAGAGCATCCGGACCCTACTGGGGGCATCTCTTGTGGTATCGCTGGTGGTGGCGCTGCTCCTGAGCTATCTGCTCTCGCGGTTCACGTCCCGTTCGCTGCGCACCATCACGACCCTGGCCACCCAACTGGGCCGGGGAGACTACGGCCGGCGGATCCCGGTCATCACCCGCGATGAAGTCGGCGAGCTCGCCCGCGTCATGAACGAGATGGCTTCGCAGATCGA of Geobacter anodireducens contains these proteins:
- a CDS encoding DNA-binding response regulator; the encoded protein is MKTILIIEDERDLADLVAFNLEKEGYRTLTALDGANGLELARSQPPDLILLDLMLPGMMGMEVCKILKKSEKTAHIPVIMLTARGEEIDRVVGFEVGADDYVVKPFSTRELLLRVKAVLRRSLPDKPEGKVINVGPVTIDTERHMVAVEGDDVTLTTTEFKLLLNLAERLGRVQSRDLLLKNVWGYNYVGDTRTVDTHITRLRTKLGPAGELIKTVRGFGYKMEE